One region of Heliomicrobium undosum genomic DNA includes:
- a CDS encoding glycosyltransferase, with product MKKLKVLHGPINIGNHAWSLGQMERKVAPGLVESRVVDFFPTIYAQEVDESYSFGTSPASGIHRRLAMAVYASKALHRFDLFHFYFGKTFFPPTTRNTPLDYLDLPLLNRLGKKCVMTFQGCDARLRMATLSSNPISACDRQHCQNPQCDERLDRIKQKNISLILKHCAHVFCLNPDQLRHVPGAEFLPYCLCQQRGRSKREKRDDAPMVIVHAPTDRHVKGTKYVLEAFATLQKHYPVECIIVENMSHREALQVYEKADLVVDQLLCGWYGGLSVEVMQMGIPVVAYIRESDLPFIPEKMREELPVINANPDTITDVLVALVEDRERLRELGRRSKRFAHRWHNPEAIARAMIQLYQNPSGSFWANFDIPG from the coding sequence GTGAAGAAGCTGAAGGTGCTCCACGGGCCAATCAACATCGGGAATCATGCCTGGTCTTTAGGGCAGATGGAAAGGAAAGTCGCGCCGGGACTCGTGGAGAGCCGCGTCGTCGACTTTTTTCCTACAATTTACGCGCAGGAAGTGGACGAGAGCTATTCCTTTGGCACATCCCCGGCCTCGGGAATCCACCGCCGTCTGGCGATGGCGGTCTACGCGAGCAAGGCCCTTCACCGTTTTGACCTATTCCATTTCTATTTTGGCAAGACCTTTTTTCCCCCGACGACCCGAAACACCCCCCTTGACTACCTGGACCTGCCCTTGTTGAACCGTCTTGGGAAAAAATGTGTCATGACCTTCCAGGGTTGTGATGCCCGCCTGCGCATGGCAACCCTGTCAAGCAACCCGATTTCTGCTTGTGATCGTCAGCATTGCCAAAATCCGCAGTGTGATGAAAGACTGGATCGAATAAAACAAAAGAATATTTCACTGATCCTAAAACACTGCGCCCATGTGTTTTGCTTGAACCCCGACCAGTTGCGCCATGTTCCCGGCGCCGAATTCTTGCCCTATTGCCTTTGCCAGCAAAGGGGACGAAGCAAACGGGAAAAGAGGGACGACGCTCCCATGGTCATCGTCCATGCGCCTACCGATCGGCATGTGAAGGGAACAAAGTATGTATTAGAGGCCTTTGCCACATTACAAAAGCACTACCCTGTAGAATGCATTATCGTAGAAAACATGTCCCACCGCGAGGCGCTCCAGGTGTACGAAAAAGCGGATCTCGTCGTAGATCAACTGTTGTGCGGCTGGTACGGCGGCCTATCGGTGGAAGTGATGCAAATGGGGATTCCCGTTGTGGCGTATATCCGAGAGAGTGACCTGCCTTTTATTCCGGAAAAGATGCGGGAAGAGCTCCCGGTGATCAATGCGAATCCCGATACGATCACAGATGTGCTTGTTGCCCTTGTTGAGGACAGGGAACGACTGCGCGAATTGGGGCGCCGGTCAAAGCGTTTCGCCCATCGGTGGCACAACCCCGAGGCCATTGCCCGGGCCATGATTCAACTCTATCAGAATCCATCAGGGTCCTTCTGGGCGAACTTCGATATTCCAGGGTGA